From a region of the Rhipicephalus microplus isolate Deutch F79 chromosome X, USDA_Rmic, whole genome shotgun sequence genome:
- the LOC142776736 gene encoding uncharacterized protein LOC142776736 isoform X3 — translation MPCRPAVQATAATAVYRGASTMAEPTRSLGRVSSAYHGTAGSLSVASNSDCDMTAEAALQGPAVEASKSGSHTLRCPDEQGGSSLVAGERISADFVLPGKTLTSRSAVTKGTCVTGRSQDCSDSTVRGTEQASQNPPEDVSANSSTPECPRENVHCCVPATMSPSMKYKQTIKHLQAKVAAQRKTIKRLRRQPDQAPSSTSKALGVIRPQFSFSSTSSSRPSKFSKEYPNL, via the exons atgccatgccgtccggcggtccaagctacggcagctactgctgtgtatcgtggtgcttcaacaatggcagaacccacaagaagcctgggacgagtttcttccgcataccacgggacggcag gttctctgagcgtcgcttcaaatagtgactgtgacatgactgcagaagctgcactgcaag gacctgcggtagaggcttcaaaaagcggctctcacacattgaggtgccccgatgagcagg gtggcagctcccttgtagctggtgaaagaatttctgctgacttcgtcttgccggggaaaaccttaaccagtcgttcagctgtcacaaaaggaacttgtgtgaccg gccgctcgcaagattgttctgacagcactgtccgaggcactgaacaagcttcacaaaatcctccagaagacgtctccgccaacagctccacgcctgagtgccccagagaaaatg tgcattgctgtgtgccagcgacaatgtctccatcaatgaaatacaagcaaaccattaaacatctgcaagccaaagtagcagcacagcggaaaactatcaaaagactgcggagacagcctgaccaagcaccgtcatcgacttcaaaggcccttggagtTATTCGACCGCaatttagcttctcatcaacctcctcatctcgcccatcaaaattttcaaaagaatacccaaacttgtag
- the LOC142776736 gene encoding uncharacterized protein LOC142776736 isoform X2, with product MPSGGPSYGSYCCVSWCFNNGRTHKKPGTSFFRIPRDGRMKAWMQYAGRDDLLSKPASLLYATYRVCSDHFTAQSFMDPGHTRLTRMAVPTVQPAAPCGSSLVAGERISADFVLPGKTLTSRSAVTKGTCVTGRSQDCSDSTVRGTEQASQNPPEDVSANSSTPECPRENVHCCVPATMSPSMKYKQTIKHLQAKVAAQRKTIKRLRRQPDQAPSSTSKALGVIRPQFSFSSTSSSRPSKFSKEYPNL from the exons atgccgtccggcggtccaagctacggcagctactgctgtgtatcgtggtgcttcaacaatggcagaacccacaagaagcctgggacgagtttcttccgcataccacgggacggcag gatgaaagcatggatgcagtatgctggacgcgatgatctcctgagtaagccggccagcctattgtacgcaacgtacagggtttgtagcgaccattttactgctcaaagtttcatggaccctgggcacacaaggcttacaagaatggctgttcccactgtgcaaccagctgcaccat gtggcagctcccttgtagctggtgaaagaatttctgctgacttcgtcttgccggggaaaaccttaaccagtcgttcagctgtcacaaaaggaacttgtgtgaccg gccgctcgcaagattgttctgacagcactgtccgaggcactgaacaagcttcacaaaatcctccagaagacgtctccgccaacagctccacgcctgagtgccccagagaaaatg tgcattgctgtgtgccagcgacaatgtctccatcaatgaaatacaagcaaaccattaaacatctgcaagccaaagtagcagcacagcggaaaactatcaaaagactgcggagacagcctgaccaagcaccgtcatcgacttcaaaggcccttggagtTATTCGACCGCaatttagcttctcatcaacctcctcatctcgcccatcaaaattttcaaaagaatacccaaacttgtag
- the LOC119160759 gene encoding uncharacterized protein LOC119160759 isoform X2, giving the protein MSRTRSQSRGGTRPRPSSGARSGSGLGPGQGNTDAPSTRPDPSPRTDCEHARRLQLAGAVHATEDHSRGKSNLTWANRDFISILIL; this is encoded by the coding sequence ATGTCCAGGACACGGTCCCAATCCAGGGGTGGCACCAGACCACGTCCCAGCTCCGGTGCCCGTTCCGGATCCGGTCTCGGACCTGGCCAGGGAAACACTGATGCACCGAGCACCAGACCGGACCCCTCGCCCAGGACAGACTGCGAGCACGCACGGAGACTCCAGCTGGCCGGAGCAGTCCACGCCACCGAGGACCACAGCAGGGGCAAGTCAAACCTAACCTGGGCCAACAGG
- the LOC119160759 gene encoding uncharacterized protein LOC119160759 isoform X3 produces MSRTRSQSRGGTRPRPSSGARSGSGLGPGQGNTDAPSTRPDPSPRTDCEHARRLQLAGAVHATEDHSRGKSNLTWANRDQLLK; encoded by the coding sequence ATGTCCAGGACACGGTCCCAATCCAGGGGTGGCACCAGACCACGTCCCAGCTCCGGTGCCCGTTCCGGATCCGGTCTCGGACCTGGCCAGGGAAACACTGATGCACCGAGCACCAGACCGGACCCCTCGCCCAGGACAGACTGCGAGCACGCACGGAGACTCCAGCTGGCCGGAGCAGTCCACGCCACCGAGGACCACAGCAGGGGCAAGTCAAACCTAACCTGGGCCAACAGG
- the LOC142776736 gene encoding uncharacterized protein LOC142776736 isoform X1 → MPSGGPSYGSYCCVSWCFNNGRTHKKPGTSFFRIPRDGRMKAWMQYAGRDDLLSKPASLLYATYRVCSDHFTAQSFMDPGHTRLTRMAVPTVQPAAPCSLSVASNSDCDMTAEAALQGPAVEASKSGSHTLRCPDEQGGSSLVAGERISADFVLPGKTLTSRSAVTKGTCVTGRSQDCSDSTVRGTEQASQNPPEDVSANSSTPECPRENVHCCVPATMSPSMKYKQTIKHLQAKVAAQRKTIKRLRRQPDQAPSSTSKALGVIRPQFSFSSTSSSRPSKFSKEYPNL, encoded by the exons atgccgtccggcggtccaagctacggcagctactgctgtgtatcgtggtgcttcaacaatggcagaacccacaagaagcctgggacgagtttcttccgcataccacgggacggcag gatgaaagcatggatgcagtatgctggacgcgatgatctcctgagtaagccggccagcctattgtacgcaacgtacagggtttgtagcgaccattttactgctcaaagtttcatggaccctgggcacacaaggcttacaagaatggctgttcccactgtgcaaccagctgcaccat gttctctgagcgtcgcttcaaatagtgactgtgacatgactgcagaagctgcactgcaag gacctgcggtagaggcttcaaaaagcggctctcacacattgaggtgccccgatgagcagg gtggcagctcccttgtagctggtgaaagaatttctgctgacttcgtcttgccggggaaaaccttaaccagtcgttcagctgtcacaaaaggaacttgtgtgaccg gccgctcgcaagattgttctgacagcactgtccgaggcactgaacaagcttcacaaaatcctccagaagacgtctccgccaacagctccacgcctgagtgccccagagaaaatg tgcattgctgtgtgccagcgacaatgtctccatcaatgaaatacaagcaaaccattaaacatctgcaagccaaagtagcagcacagcggaaaactatcaaaagactgcggagacagcctgaccaagcaccgtcatcgacttcaaaggcccttggagtTATTCGACCGCaatttagcttctcatcaacctcctcatctcgcccatcaaaattttcaaaagaatacccaaacttgtag